The window ctcaacctaaaaagattggaatggagaattataaaattatactgGATTGAATTAATTggattctaattttaattcaattcttaatattaaaagatcTACTACActtaagaattggaatttaaCTCTCCAATTACAATTCTAATACCAATTTTAGGGTTACTAAAcacaacaaatattttatagttatatatatatttttttatttttctaccaAAATTACCCTTGAATCTCATTTTAATatcaaacattatatattttttcttcaaataattcaaatatttaagtaaggtttaatttttttttgttttataaaatctaaaaagttTTAGGTCAAAAATCCATTAAATTGTTCTTTTCGACGCTGAGTAAGTGTCGGAGAGATGAAACTTACATGGAAAGAGCAGAGCAAGAACACGAAGAAGCGATCGGTTGCTGCCATTTCTGGTTCCAAGAATCTACCTTTCGACCATCACGATTCTAGCAAATGTGACGACGATAAAAATGTGAAGCGAACTAAAGATGTTGAGGGCGATATAGGGACCACCGCCGAATTCCGGTCAGATGAAGACGTGCCCACTGGAACCCTAGCCTCCCAGGACGAAGAAACCATCAAATTGGCTGGATCATTTCAGGCGCAAGGAGAAAAGTTCGCCGAGGTACTCTTTTAGTTAGCTCTTCCTCACACGTAGTATGGGAGTCTGTTTCATGGAAgaaatttgaagtttttttatttgaaacctTGCTGTTAATCATTTTTATGATTGGATTTGAGCTTCATATTggatttccaatggaagagttcaTTTGCTCgttgaattattaatttgattgagTTGTAAATAGTAAGAATTTGCATAGTTTAACACTACTCGATGGGTTTGTGATCATGTGAACAATGTGTTTCAACTGTTCCAAGTAATGAAAATTTACAATTATAAGATTATGTATGCAAGTATAAGTTCATTATTCTTGTTAGACGCATGGGCTTTCAACCCTGGTACTCTGGTTGGATTTCTCAAATAAGAATCAAAACTACCCACTTCTATGAGAATCATGTCTTTATTTAGTGGTTTCATTACTTGATTACAAAATAGGCTAATGGAAATACTAGTGTTCAACAAAAGAGCAAAGTTGTTAATATGTTAGGAATAGAAAAGGaaatttcctttattttatttgagattgATGAGAGATGACTATGGACTCTTGTGATTTGGACAAAGAGTGGGTACGGATTTTATTTAGtgaaattcaaaagaaaaattggCAAACCAGTTTGAACTATGGATTTGGCCCCTTCATGATAAAGTAATGTTTTTGACTTCAGAACCTAAAAAAATTGCTGACTTTAAAAATATCCTAATGTAGAAGGATTTGTTAGGTGAGAGTGCTGCCATGTCTTATTCCTATTCTCTTGATGATCCAACATATTGATTGTTATTAATGTTTGTGTTCCTTAGACTAGAAATAAAAGGTAGATGTTTCACCACCAATATCATATTTGCTTAGAAGTAatgtcataaatattttttataattgaaaggATGGGAAGTTCCGGGAAGCCTTGGGGAAGTGGGAAGCGGCTCTTAATTTGACACCACTAAAAGCGGTTTTGCATGAACAGAAGGCTCAGGTGTTACTCGAGATTGGAGATGCATGGAATGCAATAAAAGCAGCATCTAGTGAGTTCTTCTATccgaaaaatgataaaaatgttcCCTTTTATTGAACTGCCTTTCTTATTCTTTGATGTCCATTctattattaattgattttgtgTAACAACTCTATGTAAGAACTTTTCTTCCATTGTTTGACATAGGGAGCAATTATGTGGTGAAACAgttatcttcttttatatatttactggTTATATCTGTTTGGCAGGAGCTACTGAATTAGAGCCATCATGGGCTGAGGTTTGTACTTTGTTCTTGTGTTTGCCAgaactcttttatttttcttcttctttatgaCAATCTAGCGTAAAAACAACTCTTAAATTGCACATCAATTTCTTGTAGATTTTACTTTGCATTTGACTGCGAGTTAGGGCTGTTTTGTTAGAACAGAAAAAATCATATCATGATAcctaaaaatctacattttttatgtttttcaaatatcacactcatctaaaaaattaaaaactaatttgatcatgataaaaagaaaaaataatctgATGCTTGTGAAAATATCTCTATATCAAATGAAGCAAACAATTACAATATAACTTAGATcatgatatataaattatttgtataggAAGTGCAGCAAAAAAATCACACTAATACGAAATATAATCTCATCATGatcttataccaaatgaaaaatcattttcaGTTTCAACTTAGATGATTTTCGAATGAGAttgtgattgtgacaaaatactagtttccaaataggctctAAAAGTCAAATACAAAGTAAATAAATACTAGTCTCATTCTCATAGAAGTTGATTGTTTTCAGGCATGGATCACCCTTGGTAGAGCACAGTTAAATTTTGGTGAACCTGATAATGCAATTCAGAGTTTCGATAGAGCATTAACCTTCAAGGTACCTTACTTCTTCCATTATGAATGCGTTGGCCATCTTTAGCTACACTTacactttattattaattctgtTTTCCAGCCTGACTCTTTAGATGCTACTGACGACAGGAAAACAGCATACCAGCTAGTGAAAAAGAGAAAACAACTTCATGAAACAGGCTTGACCGCTGACAAGAACCGTTATGTCGTGGGAAACAAGCCTGAGATTCTCTAGACAGGTAGGTGCATTCTATTGGCTCATATATTCTGTATTAGGGCATTTGTTGTATCCTACCATAGGAGTGATCAGAGGCAAAATCTGGTCGTCAAATTGAATATAAACAAGTGATTGTAATTATTCAAGAAACTAAGTTTTATATAGAAACTGAAATTTATATATCTTGGTTGttaaaagttgtttttttttgaatttgtaaAGGAGTTTAATTTAGATATCTTCAAATTTTGCATAGTCACACAAAATTCTCCTTTTCTTTAAAGATGACAATCAATTCTCCCTTTTCTGTGCCTTGAATTCAAactgtaattatttttttaattttaaagagtATTTTTGAGTTGTACAAATTGCCTCTTTCACATAATTTAGAGAAATCTCAGATAGTGCACAGAGAAGAAGATTTTTAAGGTAGTATGTGACAGATCTAAGGAGGCGGTTAGTTATTGAACAGATTGCGAAGAATTGTTCTGGTAGTCTGCATATATAGTTGGttgaggaggaagaagaaggctTCAGTTTTCAAAAGACTTGTTTGTAGAGAATTCTGAAGCTAGGCTTAGTTAAAAACAGAGAAGTTCCCACTGTAGTCGAAAACTCGCCCCTAGAAGTGATGAGAATCTCATTTCAAAAGATAATTTACGAAACTACGCTCTCTATGGAGAGTGCAAGTTGATTCCcctgtgggttatttgaattgatATTGTTTAACCAGGCAGGGCTAAATCGGGATTTCTGTGTTGTCCACTCACTCTTTGTTTATCTTCAATGTTTTCATCATCAATATCATATCCAGGCTCCAGGTACTTGTTTCTTCATAAAAAAACTCTCCTGATACTGTCAATCTCTTAATCACATCTTTACTATTCTCTTTTATTCCTTTTTCTGGAATTGCAGAGGATTTGATTGCAGGTTATTTGCATGACCTGCATGTAGATGTGAATGTCTAATTATGCAGTTTTTTTCGTCTATAAACTTTTTGTGCGAATTTACATCTACCAACTTCTTGTAAATAAGATATCCGCATTCACTATTTGGGTTTTCCTTGATTAATTTCTTATGTCTCATGGTCACAATCTATTTGTTTTGGTGGTATTTGTTTAGGTTGCAACACCTTTTTTTCAGTCCAATTCAAACATTGTTGCTTCTTGGTAGAAGTTGACAACTGAACAAATAATCATTGGACCCTTACAACTATGCTCATAATGAGTGTTTTCAACAACTTATATGATTTCAGGGACAAATTTGGCCAACACCAAACCGACCCGACCTTGCTTCATAATTGAAAATGGTAATCTTGTTCAAATTTGGGATGCAAAAATGGTTCCCTTTCACATCAACAAACAAAATCCTGGATGCTTTATATTGTTTAACTGATTTATATTGTTTAACCTCAGACTCTCAACTTTATTGATCATATAAAACCCAAGTATGCTATTGTCAACTCCTACAATTGTTTTTTCACAAGACACTACCAATGGAATCTTAAGATGATTCTATTTTCGAAGACCTCTTCAATTAGAAGTGTTTTAAACAAGTCAGTCAATAATTATACATTGTCATGTGGCACCTTTGGAAACTCAAGATCcatagaaatataatttattttttcctaGTAGATCATTAGCAGGTGTAAAATCAGGTTGCCCAAATGATCACCTGATGCAAATTCAGAGGGAATTGAAAATAAAGGAAAGCTCAAGGGCTAATCTGTACTGAGGAAGAGAGATGGGAGATctgttttgaagaaaaagaaaatggataaaaaaatgGGTGtcgttttgacattttttcccTTCTTAATCCATTtatagataattaaattagttacaGCAGAAATCAACTAGCCTCATTtatagataattaaattagttacaGCAGAAATTGTATAGATCTAGAGGGGAGAATTTAGGAGTTTTAGAGAGTCTGAACTTGGTAGAGAGGAGAAAAATGTTTCAGATGCCATTTGGCCACAAGAGGAAAAGAAATAGTAATTTCATACTTGAAatttaatatgtaattattttctaatttgttgATTAATTCATGGCTTATATATTGGCTGGTTTGGTTTGTGcagttgtttttaaatttaatggaatgttgatttagattaaatattgttttatgtataaactaatttttttaataaattttttaatgacatttgtttgtttaattCTCACTCTAGTCAGGGtcaatgtttttataaatttcccTAATTGTTGGACAATCCGGTTCCTCTACTACCGAATggggtgttcccctgttgcgggcGAATCACAATTCAGAagcattattttattaataaatgaatgcTGAGttgaaatgaagagagaaaattCAGAATCCGGATTTCGTTCCGGGTTCACCCCAAACACCGTTAAACGGAATGTAGAGATACGGTATTATTCCGTTAGAAATCATATCTGTTTATAGGTGTAAGGActcattcgtacatgattccaTCAATAAACCGTATTTATTAATAGgttgagacatcatttgtatatgattccgttagaaaccctatatgttgataggtgcgagaa is drawn from Impatiens glandulifera chromosome 3, dImpGla2.1, whole genome shotgun sequence and contains these coding sequences:
- the LOC124931634 gene encoding tetratricopeptide repeat protein 33 — translated: MKLTWKEQSKNTKKRSVAAISGSKNLPFDHHDSSKCDDDKNVKRTKDVEGDIGTTAEFRSDEDVPTGTLASQDEETIKLAGSFQAQGEKFAEDGKFREALGKWEAALNLTPLKAVLHEQKAQVLLEIGDAWNAIKAASRATELEPSWAEAWITLGRAQLNFGEPDNAIQSFDRALTFKPDSLDATDDRKTAYQLVKKRKQLHETGLTADKNRYVVGNKPEIL